Genomic DNA from Bacteroidales bacterium:
GGGTTGATCTGCATATACCTCTTTTGATAAGGCTATCAGCACATTGAACTGGTGCTTGGTTAGCAAATCTCTATATACCAGGTATAATGGTGTTCTTTCTTCCATTATCTGAAGGAGAATTGCATTTACTTCCGGTACATCAATCTTTTTTGCCTGTGTTGCATACAGGCGGTTACAAACTTCCTGAACATAATAAGTAATCCCTGTAGTCCAATCATAAAGATAATTCAGTGCAGTATGGGAGATAATCCTGTTAACAGATTTAAAATGACCTGAGATAAAACTGAAGTAGATCTCCTTATTAAGGCGTTCAAGAAACAGAAAGCCTGAACTTTGGTAAAAAGGTCGGGCATAATCATTAAAAAGATTAGTCAACATATGCCTGTTGCTTCCTGAATAAATCATGGAAATATTCTTGCTCCCTTGAATATGTGAACGCAATATTGCTTCCACATTAGATTCGGGATACTGAGTAATTTGCTGAAACTCATCAATTGCAATCACCACTTGTCTTTCTTGTTCTGAAAGGTAATTAAACAGGGAAACTAAACTGTGACGTGTTTCTGTTTCTGTTTGTAAATCCAGCTCTATACCCGGTTTCCCGGAGAACTCATCAAGGGTAAGTTTTGGACGGAATTGCCCCAGTACTTTCACTAATTTCTGTACGACCTTTTCAGGTTTTGACTCAAAGTACCCGATCAATGAATTACAAAGCTGATTGGTAAAATCCTTTAAATTTTGGGTAGGGTAAATATCAAAATAATGAACTGATACATCATTTTTTGTATTTAATGTATGAAATAGGTGTTTGATAAGGGCAGTTTTTCCAATTTTTCGTTGAGATATTAACGTGGTATGTCGTTGATTTTTGATGGCTAAAAGGAGCTGATCCATTTCGCTGATTCGATCACAAAAGTATTCTGGACCTATATAATCTCTTGTAGGAAAAGGATTTAGTTTCATTCTTGTCTCTTTAATGGATCCCACAAAGGTAATAATAAATTATTTAATTTACGCAAAATGCGTTACGCAAATTGCGTAACGCATTTTGCGTAATCAACTAGAATAGTTTAACCCATGAAAAGGACATTCTTTTCTTCAGTTAAC
This window encodes:
- a CDS encoding ATP-binding protein, which gives rise to MDQLLLAIKNQRHTTLISQRKIGKTALIKHLFHTLNTKNDVSVHYFDIYPTQNLKDFTNQLCNSLIGYFESKPEKVVQKLVKVLGQFRPKLTLDEFSGKPGIELDLQTETETRHSLVSLFNYLSEQERQVVIAIDEFQQITQYPESNVEAILRSHIQGSKNISMIYSGSNRHMLTNLFNDYARPFYQSSGFLFLERLNKEIYFSFISGHFKSVNRIISHTALNYLYDWTTGITYYVQEVCNRLYATQAKKIDVPEVNAILLQIMEERTPLYLVYRDLLTKHQFNVLIALSKEVYADQPSSSAFLAEHNLGAASSVQRSLEALLNKNLIFQEDGKYILQEVFLMRWLQRYF